The Megalopta genalis isolate 19385.01 chromosome 9, iyMegGena1_principal, whole genome shotgun sequence genome includes a window with the following:
- the Vha16 gene encoding vacuolar H+ ATP synthase 16 kDa proteolipid subunit — protein MGDQKPLGEQNPVYAPFFGVMGAASAIIFSALGAAYGTAKSGTGIAAMSVMRPELIMKSIIPVVMAGIIAIYGLVVAVLIAGGLEEPSGYSLFKGFVHLGAGLAVGFSGLAAGFAIGIVGDAGVRGTAQQPRLFVGMILILIFAEVLGLYGLIVAIYLYTK, from the exons ATGGGTGATCAAAAACCATTAGGAGAGCAGAACCCTGTTTACGCACCGTTCTTCGGTGTGATGGGCGCCGCCTCAGCTATCATATTTTCTG CTCTGGGAGCAGCATATGGCACAGCAAAATCTGGCACAGGAATTGCAGCTATGTCTGTCATGAGACCAGAACTTATTATGAAATCTATCATTCCTGTTGTTATGGCAGGTATTATTGCCATTTATGGTCTCGTAGTAGCAGTCCTTATTGCTGGTGGTTTGGAGGAACCTAGCGGCTACTCCCTTTTCAA GGGTTTTGTTCATCTGGGTGCTGGCTTAGCCGTAGGTTTTTCTGGTCTAGCTGCTGGATTTGCCATTGGTATTGTTGGTGATGCAGGTGTTAGAGGTACCGCTCAACAGCCTCGCCTGTTTGTCGGTATGATCTTGATTCTTATCTTCGCGGAAGTATTGGGTCTCTACGGTCTCATCGTTGCCATCTACTTGTACACCAAGTAA